From Vicugna pacos chromosome 6, VicPac4, whole genome shotgun sequence, a single genomic window includes:
- the DLL4 gene encoding delta-like protein 4, with protein sequence MAAASRSASGWALLLLVALWQQRTAGSGVFQLQLQEFANERGVLASGRPCEPGCRTFFRVCLKHFQAVVSPGPCTFGSISTPVLGTNSFAVGDDSSGGGRNPLQLPFNFTWPGTFSLIIEAWHAPGDDLRPEALPPDALISKIAIQGSLAVGQNWLLDEQTSRLTRLRYSYRVICSDNYYGDSCSRLCKKRNDHFGHYVCQPDGSLSCLPGWTGEYCEQPICLSGCHEQNGYCSKPAECICRPGWQGRLCNECIPHNGCRHGTCSTPWQCTCDEGWGGLFCDQDLNYCTHHSPCKNGATCSNSGQRSYTCTCRPGYTGVDCELELSECDSNPCRNGGSCKDQEDGYHCLCPPGYYGLHCEHSTLSCADSPCFNGGSCRERNQGASYACECPPNFTGSNCEKKVDRCTSNPCANGGQCLNRGPNRMCRCRPGFTGTHCELHISDCARSPCAHGGTCHDLENGLMCTCPAGFSGRRCEVRIPTDACASGPCFNGATCYAGLAPDNFVCNCPYGFVGSRCEFPMSMPPSFPWVAVSLGVGLVVVLVLLCMVAVAVRQLRLRRPDDGSREAMNNLSDFQKDNLIPAAQLKNTNQKKELEVDCGLDKSNCGKQQNHTLDYNLAPGPLLRGTISGKYPHSDKSLGEKAPLRLHSEKPECRISAICSPRDSMYQSVCLISEERNECVIATEV encoded by the exons ATGGCAGCAGCGTCCCGTAGCGCCTCTGGCTGGGCGCTACTGCTGCTGGTGGCACTTTGGCAGCAG CGTACAGCTGGCTCGGGAGTCTTCCAGCTACAGCTGCAGGAGTTTGCCAACGAGCGCGGCGTGCTAGCCAGCGGGCGGCCGTGCGAACCCGGCTGCCGGACCTTCTTCCGCGTCTGCCTGAAACACTTCCAGGCAGTCGTCTCGCCCGGGCCCTGCACCTTTGGCAGCATCTCCACGCCTGTGCTGGGCACCAATTCCTTCGCCGTCGGGGACGACAGTAGCGGCGGGGGACGCAACCCTCTCCAGCTGCCCTTCAATTTCACCTGGCCG GGTACCTTCTCACTGATCATCGAAGCTTGGCACGCGCCGGGAGACGACCTGCGGCCAG AGGCCTTGCCACCAGACGCACTCATCAGCAAGATCGCCATCCAGGGCTCCCTAGCTGTGGgccagaactggctactggaTGAGCAGACCAGCCGTCTCACAAGGCTGCGCTACTCTTACCGGGTCATCTGCAGTGACAACTACTATGGAGACAGCTGCTCACGTCTATGCAAGAAGCGCAATGACCACTTCGGCCACTATGTGTGCCAGCCAGATGGCAGCCTGTCCTGCCTGCCAGGCTGGACTGGGGAGTACTGCGAACAGC CTATCTGTCTTTCTGGCTGTCATGAACAGAATGGCTACTGTAGCAAGCCAGCGGAGTGCAT CTGCCGCCCAGGCTGGCAGGGCCGCCTATGCAACGAATGCATCCCCCACAATGGTTGTCGCCATGGCACCTGCAGCACCCCCTGGCAGTGTACTTGTGATGAGGGCTGGGGAGGCCTATTCTGTGACCAAG ATCTCAACTACTGCACCCACCACTCCCCGTGCAAGAATGGGGCGACGTGCTCCAACAGTGGGCAGCGGAGCTACACCTGCACCTGTCGCCCAGGCTACACTGGTGTGGACTGTGAGCTGGAGCTCAGCGAGTGTGACAGCAATCCCTGTCGCAATGGAGGCAGCTGTAAG GACCAGGAGGATGGCTACCACTGCCTGTGTCCCCCAGGCTACTATGGTCTGCACTGTGAACACAGCACCTTGAGTTGTGCCGACTCTCCCTGCTTCAATGGGGGCTCCTGTCGGGAGCGCAACCAGGGGGCCAGCTATGCCTGCGAATGCCCCCCCAACTTCACTGGCTCCAACTGTGAGAAGAAAGTGGACAGGTGTACCAGCAACCCGTGTGCCAATG GGGGCCAGTGCCTGAACCGAGGTCCGAACCGCATGTGCCGCTGCCGTCCTGGATTCACAGGCACCCACTGTGAACTCCACATCAGCGACTGTGCCCGCAGCCCTTGTGCCCACGGCGGCACTTGCCACGACCTGGAGAATGGGCTCATGTGCACCTGCCCTGCCGGCTTCTCCGGCCGGCGCTGCGAGGTGCGGATCCCCACTGATGCCTGTGCCTCGGGACCCTGCTTCAACGGGGCCACCTGCTATGCTGGCCTTGCCCCCGACAACTTCGTCTGCAACTGCCCCTATGGCTTTGTGGGCAGCCGCTGCGAGTTCCCCATGAGCATGCCCCCCAGCTTCCCCTGGGTGGCTGTCTCCCTGGGCGTGGggctggtggtggtgctggtCTTACTGTGCATGGTGGCAGTGGCGGTGCGGCAGCTGCGGCTGAGGCGGCCTGACGACGGCAGCAGGGAGGCCATGAATAACTTGTCAGACTTCCAGAAGGACAACCTGATCCCTGCCGCCCAGCTCAAGAACACAAACCAGAAGAAGGAGCTGGAAGTGGACTGTGGCCTGGACAAGTCCAACTGTGGCAAACAGCAGAATCATACATTGGACTATAATCTGGCCCCAGGGCCCCTGTTGCGGGGGACCATTTCTGGGAAATATCCTCACAGTGACAAGAGCTTAGGGGAGAAGGCGCCACTGCGGTTACACAG TGAAAAGCCAGAGTGTCGGATATCAGCGATATGCTCCCCCAGGGACTCCATGTACCAGTCTGTGTGTTTGATATCAGAAGAGAGGAACGAATGTGTCATTGCCACAGAG GTATAA